The Cystobacter fuscus DSM 2262 genome includes a window with the following:
- a CDS encoding AAA family ATPase — protein sequence MLKEVKFTDWKSFESTSLFIDPLTVVIGLNASGKSNALDALEFLQRTARGMDFATALGGDQKVAQVRGGAEWAARIGTKQFTLEVLVEGPEAGTEYHYGLTLDTSEVHCVLLNEFLHLRRLDDVGAIQTSEMLFVTRYRENLTSEGEGPVMLRLQIDGEKRSTGTHVRRSSSVLSQLFLTSLVNEHSEFGQAIRTVVNALQNVFILDPAPSRMRSYVPLAENLLSDGSNVAGVLAALGDAEREQVRRSFEQYLSQLAERDALHVWAEPIGKFKKDAMLYCRESWVAGQAPLEIDARSMSDGTLRFVAILTALMIRPRGSLLVIEEVDNGLHPSRARLLLEMLKKVAAERGLDVLVTTHNVALLDALGADLLPFVLAVHRDPKTGASLLTPVQDLRELPRLLAVAPLGRTAAQGLLEQSLARESEEPRS from the coding sequence ATGCTCAAGGAAGTGAAGTTCACCGACTGGAAGAGCTTCGAGTCCACCTCGCTCTTCATCGATCCGCTGACCGTGGTCATCGGGCTCAACGCGAGCGGGAAGTCCAACGCGCTCGATGCCCTGGAGTTCCTCCAGCGGACCGCGCGGGGAATGGACTTCGCCACGGCGCTGGGGGGAGACCAGAAGGTGGCTCAGGTCCGAGGCGGAGCGGAGTGGGCGGCTCGCATCGGGACCAAGCAGTTCACGCTGGAGGTCCTCGTCGAAGGGCCCGAGGCGGGAACGGAGTACCACTACGGACTGACCCTCGATACATCTGAAGTGCATTGCGTGTTGCTGAATGAATTTCTTCATCTTCGGAGGCTGGACGACGTGGGCGCCATCCAGACCTCAGAGATGCTCTTCGTGACGAGGTATCGGGAGAATTTGACGAGCGAAGGCGAAGGCCCGGTGATGCTGCGTCTTCAAATCGACGGCGAGAAGAGAAGTACTGGTACGCATGTTAGGCGTTCGAGTTCCGTGCTCAGCCAACTCTTCTTGACCAGTTTAGTAAATGAGCATTCGGAATTCGGACAGGCAATCCGGACCGTCGTTAACGCCCTACAAAATGTTTTCATCCTCGACCCCGCACCCTCCCGGATGCGCTCCTACGTTCCTCTCGCGGAGAACCTGCTGAGCGATGGGTCCAATGTTGCGGGAGTGCTGGCCGCGTTGGGAGACGCGGAGCGCGAGCAGGTGCGGCGCTCATTCGAGCAGTACCTCTCCCAACTGGCTGAGCGGGATGCGCTCCACGTCTGGGCGGAGCCCATCGGCAAGTTCAAGAAGGACGCGATGCTCTACTGCCGCGAGAGCTGGGTGGCGGGTCAGGCGCCCCTGGAGATCGACGCGCGGAGCATGTCCGATGGCACCTTGCGCTTCGTCGCGATCCTGACCGCGCTGATGATCCGGCCGCGCGGCAGCCTCCTGGTCATCGAGGAAGTGGACAACGGTCTCCATCCATCGCGCGCCAGGCTCCTCCTCGAGATGTTGAAGAAGGTGGCGGCGGAGCGGGGCCTGGATGTGCTCGTCACCACGCACAACGTCGCGCTGCTGGATGCACTGGGCGCGGACTTGTTGCCCTTTGTGCTCGCGGTTCATCGCGATCCCAAGACGGGCGCCAGTCTGCTCACGCCCGTCCAGGATCTGCGCGAATTGCCACGGTTGCTGGCGGTTGCGCCGTTGGGCCGGACGGCCGCGCAGGGATTGCTGGAGCAGAGCCTGGCTCGGGAATCGGAGGAACCCAGGTCATGA
- a CDS encoding class I adenylate-forming enzyme family protein, giving the protein MSNHLIDHLPAGARVVVRLPNGPGLAKALLGCFDRELVAVPLHPRSTDTAVRGIVDRVAASAVLDEHGLHDTGHPAAHPDAEGLAFLMFTSGSTGPQKGVMLSRKAVLGNAAKTAVLHGLTPDRPHGTCLPLYHCNALVMSLLGTHLTGAPLVLHNGADPAGYFAALRAARARTASIVPALLADLLDVSPEWPEDLEYLITAAAPLTSDLARRFHDRYGPRLRQGYGLTEAMNFSFTTPLLDEAAFTRQYLDQHPPVGVALPETELRLVDGEVWVRTPDMMRGYWQDPAATAAALTEDGWLRTGDLGELREGLLVLRGRAGERINRGGEKYHPLDVERTWREAGLGGQFAAVAVAEPTLGHEIGLVATDQQVEAVRAVCENSPLRPASVQFGGFQATSTGKPQRKAMGRSLVALRYAPARYERLLRYASATAHDLLRSGVDDAGLRALAGHVDEPAREGEDAVFEALEFMRAHWHRRADPELAEAKARWREQLSTEWPLAGYAELAERLREAHPGAVVSSHLPTSTTPDGCPWALGPLLSFLDYPTQEPGGRWHGLARLREAGFAVVGCALLRAGRHDLGGVLWAHTPTIGNRDNA; this is encoded by the coding sequence ATGAGCAACCACCTGATCGACCACCTGCCTGCGGGTGCCCGGGTGGTGGTGCGGCTGCCCAACGGACCCGGCCTGGCCAAGGCCCTGCTCGGCTGCTTCGACCGCGAACTCGTCGCGGTGCCCCTGCACCCGCGCAGCACGGACACCGCGGTGCGCGGCATCGTCGACCGGGTCGCCGCCTCCGCCGTGCTGGACGAGCACGGGCTGCACGACACCGGCCACCCCGCCGCGCACCCGGATGCCGAGGGCCTGGCGTTCCTGATGTTCACCTCGGGCTCCACCGGCCCGCAGAAGGGCGTCATGCTCAGCCGGAAGGCGGTGCTGGGCAACGCGGCCAAGACCGCCGTGCTCCACGGGCTCACCCCCGACCGGCCGCACGGCACCTGCCTGCCGCTGTACCACTGCAACGCGCTGGTCATGTCGTTGCTGGGCACGCACCTCACCGGCGCCCCGCTGGTGCTGCACAACGGCGCGGACCCGGCCGGGTACTTCGCCGCGCTGCGTGCCGCCAGGGCCCGGACCGCCTCCATCGTGCCCGCGCTGCTGGCCGACCTGCTGGATGTCTCACCGGAGTGGCCGGAGGACCTGGAGTACCTGATCACCGCGGCCGCGCCGCTGACTTCGGACCTGGCCCGCCGCTTCCACGACCGCTACGGCCCGAGGCTGCGCCAGGGCTACGGCCTGACCGAGGCGATGAACTTCAGCTTCACCACGCCCCTGCTCGACGAGGCCGCGTTCACCCGCCAGTACCTGGACCAGCACCCGCCGGTCGGCGTGGCGCTGCCGGAGACCGAGCTGCGGCTGGTCGACGGCGAGGTGTGGGTGCGGACCCCGGACATGATGCGCGGCTACTGGCAGGACCCGGCGGCCACGGCGGCGGCGTTGACCGAGGACGGCTGGCTGCGCACCGGGGACCTCGGTGAGCTGCGCGAGGGCCTGCTGGTGCTGCGGGGCCGGGCCGGGGAGCGCATCAACCGGGGAGGGGAGAAGTACCACCCCCTGGACGTCGAGCGGACCTGGCGCGAGGCCGGGCTCGGCGGGCAGTTCGCGGCGGTGGCCGTCGCCGAACCCACGCTCGGCCACGAGATCGGGCTCGTCGCCACGGACCAGCAGGTGGAGGCCGTGCGCGCGGTGTGCGAGAACAGCCCGCTGCGGCCCGCCTCGGTGCAGTTCGGCGGATTCCAGGCCACCTCGACCGGCAAACCCCAGCGCAAGGCCATGGGCCGCTCGCTGGTCGCGCTGCGGTACGCGCCCGCCCGGTACGAGCGGCTGCTGCGGTACGCCTCGGCCACCGCGCACGACCTGCTCCGCTCCGGTGTGGACGATGCCGGGCTGCGTGCACTGGCCGGGCACGTGGACGAGCCCGCGCGGGAGGGCGAGGATGCGGTGTTCGAGGCGCTGGAGTTCATGCGCGCCCACTGGCACCGTCGTGCCGACCCCGAGCTGGCGGAGGCGAAAGCCCGCTGGCGCGAGCAGTTGAGCACCGAATGGCCACTGGCCGGGTACGCCGAACTCGCCGAGCGCCTGCGCGAGGCCCACCCGGGCGCGGTGGTGTCCAGCCACCTGCCCACGAGCACGACCCCCGACGGATGCCCGTGGGCACTCGGCCCACTGCTGTCCTTTTTGGATTACCCCACCCAGGAGCCGGGCGGCCGGTGGCACGGGCTCGCCAGACTGCGCGAGGCGGGCTTCGCCGTCGTCGGCTGCGCACTGCTGCGCGCGGGCCGCCACGACCTCGGCGGCGTGCTGTGGGCCCACACCCCAACCATCGGAAACCGAGACAACGCATGA